A region from the Lates calcarifer isolate ASB-BC8 linkage group LG2, TLL_Latcal_v3, whole genome shotgun sequence genome encodes:
- the LOC108897696 gene encoding leucine-rich repeat-containing protein 49 isoform X2 translates to MGMLYAGAESCKTEVDRLPCLQRLFLSCNNITSFDQLACLGESRSLSELTLDGNPVALETWYKQAVLRCVLHLRQLDMKRITDEDRRMAGVQARKEEEKKRESHKQTIHKEKRRLAIRNAAQQWEGVRACLELPPTNGAKEEVSPENSPAHSPAQTNGLTQEPSPDEPRRVSPGSGPERPSGGTESRLRTNSRPNSPRDPKLVEAGSGSVQSLSLSDSHLAELDGDTLRLFGLGALEALERGWGVQTAGAVTVITFRYISFDAIVPTLPRIRVKFPNLSHLIFLETNISRLPQLAALAQVRRLDQLTIHPEGNPVVSLALWRSFIIYRLHHFNLQRINGQEVTMNDVIAAERIFGTLGHIAATETPRCRLLLLLEESRKRQLQFLLEGRGRRAGLSPEELRDNGKLLGEGLSRALFNYPSRDCSAESPEEGTVESSERDAMIEQYLQQLVQRASDTNLKGEALHKLWPSMFAEMVRDCVLEMRDRAAFRQASLAKLSETK, encoded by the exons ATGGGGATGCTGTATGCTGGAGCTGAGAGCTGCAAG ACTGAGGTGGACCGCCTGCCCTGCTTGCAGCGTCTCTTTCTCAGCTGCAACAACATCACCAG TTTTGATCAGCTAGCCTGCCTTGGAGAGTCACGCTCCCTTTCTGAGCTCACCCTGGATGGGAATCCTGTAGCCCTGGAGACATGGTACAAGCAGGCCGTCCTGCGCTGTGTGCTTCATCTGAGACAGCTGGACATGAAGCGCATCACA GACGAGGATCGGCGCATGGCTGGTGTACAAGCTcgaaaagaggaggagaagaagagggagagtcacAAGCAGACCATTCATAAG GAGAAGCGGCGTCTGGCGATCCGTAATGCAGCGCAGCAGTGGGAGGGTGTCAGGGCCTGTCTGGAGCTGCCACCAACAAATGGTGCAAAAGAAGAAGTCAGTCCAGAGAACAGTCCCGCCCACAGCCCTGCTCAGACCAATGGCCTCACACAGGAGCCTTCTCCAGACGAGCCAAG ACGGGTAAGCCCTGGTTCAGGACCAGAGCGACCATCAGGGGGAACGGAGAGCAGACTCCGCACCAACAGCCGTCCTAACAGCCCACGAGATCCCAA gcTTGTGGAGGCAGGGAGCGGCAGTGTTCAGAGCTTGTCCCTGTCTGACAGTCACCTGGCGGAGCTGGATGGAGACACCCTGCGTTTATTTGGACTCGGAGCCCTGGAGGCCCTAGAGAGGGGTTGGGGAGTTCAGACCGCTGGTGCTGTCACTGTAATAACTTTCCGTTACATCAGCTTTGACGCTATTGTACCAACACTGCCAAGAATAAGGGTCAAGTTCCCCAATCTATCG CACTTGATCTTCTTGGAAACCAACATCAGCCGTCTGCCGCAGCTGGCGGCCCTGGCTCAGGTGAGGCGTCTGGACCAGCTGACCATCCACCCAGAGGGCAACCCTGTGGTCAGTCTGGCTCTGTGGCGCTCCTTCATCATCTACCGCCTGCACCACTTCAACCTGCAGAGGATCAATGGCCAGGAG GTGACCATGAATGATGTGATTGCTGCAGAGCGCATATTTGGAACACTGGGTCATATAGCAGCCACCGAAACGCCACGTTGCcggctcctgctgctgctagagGAGTCCAG GAAGCGTCAGCTGCAGTTCCTGTTGGAGGGGCGTGGCCGGCGGGCAGGGCTGAGTCCGGAGGAGCTGCGAGACAACGGGAAGCTCCTGGGAGAAGGCTTGAGTAGAGCACTGTTCAACTACCCAAGCAGAGACTGCAGTGCAGAGAGCCCTGAA gAGGGTACTGTGGAGTCATCTGAGCGTGATGCCATGATAGAACAGTACCTCCAGCAGTTGGTCCAACGGGCATCAGACACCAATCTGAAGGGTGAGGCTCTTCACAAGCTCTGGCCCTCCATGTTTGCAGAGATGGTGAGAGACTGTGTGTTGGAGATGAGGGACCGAGCGGCCTTCCGCCAAGCCAGCCTTGCAAAGCTCTCCGAGACCAAGTGA